In the genome of Polaribacter sp. MED152, one region contains:
- a CDS encoding DMT family transporter, whose protein sequence is MDKSYIKQLSGLLLASFFISTSGVLGKHIAMPSEVIIWFRSILAMVFLFVFCRYKQINLTIKSTKDYKTFIIGGVLMAAHWVTYFYALKLSNVAIGILTLYTFPIIIALLEPLFFKIKFNPIYILLGFMVLLGLFILTPEFDLESSQLKGVLFGVFSAFCYAIRILIMKKHVANYNGTMLMFYQTVIITILLFPVLFFMDLSGLESQLPYILLLALITTAIGHSLMLHSLKFFSAATASIISSLQPIFGIGLAYLFLEEIPTVHTFWGGSLILATVIIESLRSKK, encoded by the coding sequence ATGGATAAATCTTATATCAAACAACTTTCTGGTTTATTATTAGCTTCATTTTTTATAAGTACTTCTGGTGTTTTAGGTAAGCACATTGCTATGCCTTCAGAAGTGATTATTTGGTTTCGCTCAATATTGGCAATGGTTTTTTTATTTGTTTTTTGCAGATACAAACAAATAAATTTAACCATAAAATCTACTAAAGATTATAAAACTTTTATAATTGGGGGTGTTTTAATGGCTGCACATTGGGTAACGTATTTTTATGCGCTAAAGCTTTCTAATGTAGCTATTGGAATTTTAACTTTGTATACATTCCCAATAATAATCGCCTTATTAGAACCTTTGTTTTTCAAGATTAAATTTAACCCCATTTATATTTTATTGGGCTTTATGGTGCTCTTAGGTTTATTCATTTTAACACCAGAATTTGATTTAGAAAGTTCACAACTAAAAGGTGTTTTGTTTGGGGTATTTTCGGCATTTTGTTATGCCATTCGAATTTTAATAATGAAAAAACATGTAGCCAATTATAATGGAACTATGCTTATGTTTTATCAAACAGTAATTATTACCATTCTTTTATTTCCTGTTTTATTTTTTATGGATTTGTCTGGCTTAGAAAGTCAACTACCCTATATTTTATTATTAGCCTTAATAACAACAGCTATTGGTCATAGCTTAATGTTGCATTCTTTAAAATTTTTCTCTGCAGCAACTGCCAGTATTATTAGTAGCCTGCAACCTATTTTCGGCATTGGTTTAGCGTACTTATTCTTAGAAGAAATTCCTACTGTACATACCTTTTGGGGAGGTTCTCTAATTTTGGCTACAGTGATTATTGAAAGTTTAAGAAGTAAAAAGTAA
- the mfd gene encoding transcription-repair coupling factor, which produces MSKQNIVNQYQQSAKVSQVITALQQEKNQFQISNLAGSSLSFVISESFKKVVKPYLLVFNDKEEAAYYLNDLEQLLGDKNVLFYPGSYRRPYQIEDTDNANVLLRSEVLNRINSRKKPAIIVTYPTALFEKVVTKKELEKNTLKITVGEELSLDFVNEVLFEYKFKRVDFVTEPGDFSVRGGIIDVFSFSNDEPYRIEFFGDDIDSIRTFDVETQLSKEKLKKVSIMPNVENKTLQENRQSFLKYIASNTVVFSKNVDLMSQKLDKFFKKAEDAFNDLSKEINHLKPSELFCDGSFIKNELNNFTIVHFGNTSKVEGQEIAFNTNPQPSFNKQFNLLIDNLNEYQKGGFTNYIFCANEQQAQRFHDIFDDADQEVHYETIVFPLYQGFIDVDQKLVCYTDHQIFERYHKFRLKNGYAKKQAITLQELNKLEIGDYVTHMDHGIGKFGGLQKIDVQGKKQEAIKLIYGERDILYVSIHSLHKISKFNGKDGKPPKIYKLGSGAWKKIKQKTKARVKHIAFNLIQLYAKRKLQKGFAFGPDTHIQHELEGSFMYEDTPDQYSATQDVKRDMEKDQPMDRLVCGDVGFGKTEVAVRAAFKAVDNGKQVAILVPTTILAFQHYQTFSERLKDFPIKIDYLNRFRTAKQKTAAINGVNDGSVDIIIGTHQLTNQRIKFKDLGLLIIDEEQKFGVAVKDKLKTLKENVDTLTLTATPIPRTLQFSLMAARDLSVIKTPPPNRHPIESNVIRFSEETIRDAISYEISRGGQVFFIHNRIDNIKEVAGLLQRLVPSAKIGIGHGQMEGKKLEELMFGFMNGEFDVLVSTTIIESGLDVPNANTIFINNANNFGLSDLHQMRGRVGRSNKKAFCYFITPPYHMMTDDARKRIEALVLFSDLGSGINIAMKDLEIRGAGDLLGGEQSGFINDIGFDTYQKILKEAIEELKENEFAELYPTDNSKPKEYVKEVQIDTDFEILFPDDYINSITERLALYNKLGTLEKEEELLVFESEIIDRFGEIPTQVEDLLNSVRIKWLAKELGLEKVILKQKRLVGYFVSDQQSDFYQTEAFTRTLKYVQHNPKSVVMKEKQTKNGLRLMITFIKITSVKVALETLQKI; this is translated from the coding sequence TTGAGCAAGCAGAACATTGTTAATCAATACCAACAATCTGCGAAAGTTTCGCAGGTAATTACAGCCCTTCAACAAGAGAAAAACCAATTTCAAATATCGAATTTGGCTGGCTCTTCATTGTCTTTTGTTATTTCCGAAAGTTTTAAAAAAGTAGTCAAACCTTATCTTTTAGTATTTAATGATAAAGAAGAAGCTGCTTATTATTTGAACGATTTAGAACAACTTTTAGGAGATAAGAATGTACTTTTTTATCCTGGTTCTTACAGAAGACCATATCAAATAGAAGATACAGATAATGCCAATGTACTTTTACGTTCTGAAGTTTTAAATAGAATTAATTCTAGAAAAAAACCAGCAATAATTGTTACTTACCCAACTGCACTTTTCGAAAAAGTAGTTACTAAAAAAGAATTAGAAAAAAACACCTTAAAAATAACTGTAGGTGAAGAGTTATCGCTCGATTTTGTAAATGAAGTATTGTTTGAATACAAATTTAAACGCGTAGATTTTGTAACAGAACCAGGTGATTTTTCTGTAAGAGGTGGAATTATAGACGTGTTTTCTTTCTCTAATGATGAACCTTATAGAATTGAGTTTTTTGGCGATGATATTGATAGTATTAGAACCTTTGATGTGGAAACACAATTGTCTAAAGAGAAACTGAAAAAAGTTTCAATTATGCCAAATGTAGAAAACAAAACATTACAAGAGAACAGGCAAAGTTTTTTAAAATATATTGCTTCTAATACTGTTGTGTTTTCTAAAAACGTAGACTTAATGTCTCAAAAATTAGATAAATTCTTTAAAAAGGCCGAAGATGCTTTTAATGATTTATCTAAAGAAATAAATCACCTTAAACCTTCAGAGTTATTTTGTGATGGTAGTTTTATTAAAAATGAACTGAATAATTTTACAATTGTCCATTTTGGAAATACCTCTAAAGTAGAAGGGCAAGAGATAGCGTTCAATACAAATCCTCAGCCATCCTTTAACAAGCAATTTAATTTATTAATAGATAATTTAAACGAATATCAAAAAGGAGGTTTTACCAATTATATCTTTTGTGCAAATGAGCAACAAGCACAACGTTTTCATGACATTTTTGATGACGCAGATCAAGAAGTACATTATGAAACCATTGTTTTTCCTTTATACCAAGGTTTTATAGATGTAGATCAAAAATTGGTTTGTTATACAGATCATCAAATTTTTGAACGTTATCATAAATTCCGTTTAAAAAACGGATATGCAAAAAAGCAAGCCATAACACTTCAAGAACTTAACAAACTTGAGATTGGAGATTATGTTACGCATATGGATCATGGAATAGGAAAATTTGGTGGTTTACAGAAAATAGATGTTCAAGGTAAAAAACAAGAAGCCATAAAATTAATTTACGGAGAGCGTGATATTTTATATGTGAGCATTCACTCTTTACATAAAATTTCTAAGTTTAATGGTAAAGATGGTAAGCCTCCAAAAATATACAAATTAGGTTCTGGAGCTTGGAAAAAAATCAAACAAAAAACCAAAGCTAGAGTTAAACATATTGCGTTTAATTTAATTCAATTGTATGCAAAACGTAAACTACAAAAAGGGTTTGCTTTTGGTCCAGATACGCACATTCAGCACGAGTTGGAAGGTAGTTTTATGTACGAAGATACACCAGATCAATATTCTGCTACACAAGATGTAAAACGAGATATGGAAAAAGACCAACCTATGGATAGATTGGTTTGTGGCGATGTTGGTTTTGGTAAAACCGAAGTTGCAGTTAGAGCCGCTTTTAAAGCTGTTGATAATGGTAAACAAGTTGCAATTTTAGTACCAACTACAATATTGGCCTTTCAGCATTATCAAACTTTTTCTGAACGTTTAAAAGATTTTCCTATCAAGATTGATTATTTAAACAGATTTAGAACAGCAAAACAAAAAACAGCAGCAATTAATGGTGTAAATGATGGTTCTGTAGATATTATAATTGGAACACATCAATTAACGAATCAACGAATAAAATTTAAAGACTTAGGGCTTTTAATAATTGATGAAGAACAAAAATTTGGAGTTGCTGTAAAGGATAAATTAAAAACACTTAAAGAAAACGTAGATACCTTAACCTTAACTGCAACACCAATTCCTAGAACCTTACAGTTTAGTTTAATGGCTGCAAGAGATTTATCAGTTATAAAAACACCACCTCCAAACAGACATCCAATAGAGAGTAATGTAATTCGATTTTCTGAAGAAACTATTAGAGATGCTATTTCTTATGAAATTTCTAGAGGTGGCCAAGTCTTCTTTATTCACAATAGAATAGATAATATTAAAGAAGTCGCTGGTTTATTGCAAAGGCTAGTACCATCAGCAAAAATTGGTATTGGTCATGGACAAATGGAGGGTAAAAAACTAGAAGAATTGATGTTTGGTTTTATGAATGGTGAATTTGATGTACTTGTTTCAACAACGATTATCGAAAGTGGTTTAGATGTGCCAAATGCAAACACCATTTTTATTAATAATGCCAATAATTTTGGTTTGAGTGATTTACATCAAATGCGAGGTAGAGTGGGTAGAAGTAATAAAAAAGCATTTTGCTATTTTATAACTCCTCCTTATCATATGATGACAGATGATGCCAGAAAACGAATTGAAGCTTTAGTTTTATTTTCTGATTTAGGAAGTGGAATAAATATTGCCATGAAAGATTTAGAAATTCGTGGAGCAGGAGATTTATTAGGTGGTGAACAAAGTGGTTTTATAAACGACATTGGCTTTGATACCTATCAAAAAATACTAAAAGAAGCCATTGAAGAATTAAAAGAAAATGAGTTTGCAGAGCTGTATCCAACAGACAATTCTAAACCAAAAGAATATGTAAAAGAGGTACAAATTGATACTGATTTCGAGATTTTATTTCCTGATGATTACATTAATTCAATTACAGAAAGATTAGCGCTATATAACAAATTAGGCACACTAGAAAAAGAAGAGGAATTACTAGTATTTGAATCTGAAATTATAGATAGATTTGGAGAAATACCAACTCAAGTTGAAGATTTGTTAAATTCTGTGCGAATTAAATGGTTGGCAAAAGAATTAGGTTTAGAGAAAGTGATTTTAAAGCAAAAAAGATTGGTGGGTTACTTTGTATCAGATCAACAAAGTGATTTTTACCAAACAGAAGCGTTTACTAGAACTTTAAAATACGTGCAGCACAATCCTAAAAGTGTAGTTATGAAAGAAAAACAAACTAAAAATGGTTTACGTTTAATGATTACATTTATAAAAATAACCTCTGTAAAAGTTGCCTTAGAAACGCTTCAGAAAATTTAA
- a CDS encoding thioredoxin fold domain-containing protein, translating to MKHWLFIGAFMVSISNYAQKTKVDLNSYNFQEIEQLQKKAPKPVVIFLYTDWCKICFGMKKNTFQNPEVIQKLNEDYHLILFNGEEKENITFLGKTFSYQPSGNSGMHELAKQLTISEKRTSYPTTIILNTNYEIDLLIVGYLNAKKLTSILNKYLKH from the coding sequence ATGAAGCATTGGTTATTTATAGGCGCTTTTATGGTTAGCATAAGTAACTATGCTCAAAAAACTAAGGTTGATTTAAATTCTTACAACTTTCAAGAAATTGAACAATTGCAAAAAAAAGCACCAAAACCAGTTGTGATTTTTTTATATACAGATTGGTGTAAAATTTGTTTTGGAATGAAAAAAAACACATTTCAAAATCCGGAGGTAATTCAGAAATTAAACGAAGACTACCATCTTATTCTATTTAATGGCGAAGAAAAAGAAAACATTACATTTTTAGGTAAAACCTTCTCATACCAACCTTCAGGAAATTCTGGCATGCATGAATTGGCAAAACAACTTACCATTTCAGAAAAAAGAACTAGTTATCCAACAACCATTATTTTAAATACAAATTACGAAATTGATTTACTTATAGTTGGTTACCTAAATGCTAAAAAATTAACTTCAATTTTAAACAAATATCTGAAGCACTAA